From Streptomyces rubradiris, a single genomic window includes:
- a CDS encoding NDP-hexose 2,3-dehydratase family protein encodes MTTATQLAARDDTRLPARLERSRRAVVAGTGMRTQDVDAWLAGRRQAHRFTVERVPLEKIDGWSFEPGSGNVVHRSGRFFSVEGLDVAIDGRAWQQPIIVQPEVGILGILAKEFDGVLHFLMQAKMEPGNPGLLQLSPTVQATYSNYTGVHRGADVKYLEYFTRPGRGRVVADVLQSEHGSWFLCKSNRNMIIETFDEVRPDEDFCWLTLGQIGSLLRRDHVVNMDARSVLACAPMAPAEAGAVRSDTDVLSWFTNERARHEVRARRIPLAEVSDWVRTEDHIRHVDNRYFRVGGVSVVAGNREVTSWMQPLLEPVGVGLCAFLVRRFAGVVHLLVHARAEGGLLDTVELGPTVQCTPQNYAHLPEREQPPFLDLVRRAGADRIRYAALHSDEGGRFHNAVSRCLLVAATEAEAGAEPPPGFAWVTPGQLHSLARHGHYLNMQARTLLAVVGLLEGLL; translated from the coding sequence CGTTCCCGGCGGGCCGTCGTGGCCGGTACGGGCATGCGGACCCAGGACGTCGACGCCTGGCTCGCCGGGCGCCGCCAGGCGCACCGCTTCACCGTCGAGCGGGTGCCGCTTGAGAAGATCGACGGCTGGTCGTTCGAACCGGGAAGCGGCAATGTCGTGCACCGCAGCGGGCGGTTCTTCAGCGTGGAGGGGCTGGATGTCGCGATCGACGGCCGGGCGTGGCAGCAGCCGATCATCGTGCAGCCCGAGGTGGGGATCCTCGGCATTCTGGCCAAGGAGTTCGACGGTGTCCTGCACTTTTTGATGCAGGCCAAGATGGAGCCCGGTAATCCCGGCCTGCTGCAGCTCTCGCCGACCGTGCAGGCCACCTACAGCAATTACACCGGTGTGCACCGGGGCGCCGATGTGAAGTACCTGGAGTACTTCACGCGGCCGGGAAGGGGCCGGGTGGTCGCCGATGTGCTGCAGTCGGAGCACGGTTCCTGGTTTTTGTGCAAGTCCAACCGCAACATGATCATCGAGACGTTCGACGAGGTGCGGCCGGACGAGGACTTCTGCTGGCTCACGCTGGGACAGATCGGCAGCCTGCTGCGCCGTGACCATGTCGTGAACATGGACGCGCGCAGTGTCCTGGCCTGTGCGCCGATGGCGCCCGCGGAGGCGGGCGCGGTGCGCTCGGACACCGATGTGCTGTCGTGGTTCACCAACGAGCGGGCCCGGCACGAGGTGCGGGCCCGGCGTATCCCGCTGGCCGAGGTGAGCGACTGGGTGCGCACCGAGGACCACATCCGCCACGTCGACAACCGGTATTTCCGGGTCGGCGGGGTGTCCGTCGTCGCCGGCAACCGTGAGGTGACCTCGTGGATGCAGCCGCTGCTGGAGCCGGTCGGCGTGGGTTTGTGCGCGTTCCTGGTCCGCCGCTTCGCCGGGGTGGTGCACCTGCTGGTCCACGCCCGGGCGGAGGGGGGCCTCCTCGACACCGTCGAACTCGGGCCGACGGTGCAGTGCACCCCGCAGAACTATGCCCATCTGCCGGAGCGGGAGCAGCCGCCGTTCCTTGATCTGGTGCGCCGTGCGGGAGCGGACCGGATCCGCTACGCGGCGCTGCACTCGGACGAGGGCGGCCGTTTCCACAACGCGGTCAGCCGCTGCCTGCTGGTGGCGGCCACCGAGGCGGAGGCGGGTGCCGAGCCGCCGCCCGGGTTCGCCTGGGTCACTCCCGGCCAGCTGCATTCGCTGGCCCGGCATGGCCACTACCTGAACATGCAGGCGCGTACGCTGCTCGC